A portion of the Luxibacter massiliensis genome contains these proteins:
- a CDS encoding aldehyde dehydrogenase family protein has translation MDLQAKNKLKETYQLFIGGKWVPASDGALYTSVNPANGESLAQCAEATKDDVDGAVKAAWAAFPEWKTVENSAKADILDKIADRIEENKEWLAQVETMDNGKPIRETLTIDIPYSVRHFRYYASLIRTDEGSASVLSGNMMSLVLREPIGVVGQIVPWNFPFLMAAWKLAPALAAGDCIVFKPSSMTSLSMLIFTELIQDLLPAGVLNLVTGSGNKSGQYLLEHPDLCKLAFTGSTEVGRNIAVAAAQRLIPATLELGGKSANIIFNDCNREMALDGVQLGILFNQGQVCCAGSRVFVQEEIYDSFVAELVDSFQKIKVGDPLDPDTQMGSQVSKGQASKIIACIESAKEEGAVVACGGGYYTENGCEKGCFVQPTLLTNVTNNMQVAQEEIFGPVAVIIKFKTEDEVIAMANDSKYGLGGAVWTQNLNRALRVSRSIETGRVWVNTYNQIPEGAPFGGYKQSGIGRENDKSILDAYSQTKNIMINMNEAPSGFYPQK, from the coding sequence ATGGATCTTCAGGCAAAGAACAAATTAAAGGAAACTTACCAGCTTTTTATAGGAGGAAAGTGGGTACCGGCATCTGACGGCGCCTTATATACAAGTGTCAATCCCGCTAACGGGGAATCCCTTGCACAGTGTGCAGAGGCAACTAAAGATGATGTGGATGGGGCGGTCAAAGCTGCCTGGGCAGCCTTCCCAGAATGGAAAACTGTGGAGAACAGCGCGAAGGCTGATATTTTAGATAAAATTGCAGACCGCATCGAGGAAAATAAAGAATGGCTGGCTCAGGTTGAGACAATGGATAACGGTAAGCCAATCCGCGAGACACTCACCATCGATATTCCCTACTCCGTACGTCACTTCCGCTACTACGCAAGCCTGATCCGTACAGACGAAGGCTCTGCATCTGTATTAAGCGGCAATATGATGAGCCTGGTTCTCAGGGAACCTATTGGCGTGGTAGGACAGATTGTCCCATGGAACTTCCCATTTCTAATGGCAGCTTGGAAATTGGCTCCGGCCCTGGCAGCGGGGGACTGTATTGTATTTAAGCCTTCCTCCATGACATCTTTAAGTATGTTGATATTCACAGAACTGATCCAGGATCTGCTGCCTGCAGGCGTACTGAACCTGGTTACAGGCTCTGGGAATAAATCCGGCCAATATCTTCTGGAGCACCCGGATTTATGTAAGCTGGCATTCACAGGATCCACAGAGGTAGGAAGAAATATTGCGGTGGCTGCCGCTCAAAGGCTGATACCAGCCACCCTGGAGCTGGGCGGCAAGAGCGCCAATATTATTTTCAATGACTGTAACAGGGAAATGGCATTGGATGGTGTGCAGCTGGGCATTTTATTTAATCAGGGACAGGTATGCTGCGCAGGTTCCAGAGTTTTTGTGCAGGAAGAAATATACGACAGCTTTGTGGCAGAGTTAGTGGACTCTTTCCAGAAAATTAAAGTGGGCGATCCATTGGATCCAGATACACAGATGGGATCTCAAGTCAGCAAAGGCCAGGCATCTAAAATTATTGCCTGCATCGAATCCGCCAAAGAAGAAGGGGCAGTTGTTGCATGTGGCGGCGGCTATTACACAGAAAACGGATGTGAAAAAGGGTGCTTTGTCCAACCCACGCTGCTTACCAATGTAACAAACAACATGCAGGTTGCACAGGAGGAAATCTTCGGGCCTGTGGCAGTTATTATCAAATTTAAGACAGAAGATGAAGTAATCGCCATGGCTAATGACTCCAAATATGGACTGGGCGGCGCTGTATGGACACAGAACTTAAACCGTGCGCTCAGGGTATCTCGAAGCATCGAGACGGGGCGCGTATGGGTGAACACTTACAACCAGATTCCGGAAGGGGCGCCTTTTGGAGGTTACAAACAATCCGGTATTGGACGTGAGAATGATAAGTCCATCCTGGATGCTTACAGCCAGACAAAAAATATTATGATTAATATGAATGAAGCCCCCTCTGGTTTCTATCCCCAGAAATAA
- a CDS encoding chromate transporter, protein MIYVKLFLSFLQIGCFSFGGGYAAMPLIQEQVVTLHHWLSLNAFTDLVAIAEMTPGPIAVNAATFVGTQIAGVPGAIIATIGCILPSCIFVTLLASVYSKYRSLPLLKGTLASLRPAVVAMIAKAGLTVILSSFFINGVVSFARQDISVRMVLYFILSLILLRKVKMNPILVMALCGILEVFYYVIR, encoded by the coding sequence ATGATCTATGTAAAATTGTTTCTCAGCTTCCTGCAGATTGGCTGTTTCAGCTTCGGCGGCGGATATGCCGCCATGCCTTTGATACAGGAACAGGTTGTCACCCTGCACCACTGGCTTTCCTTAAATGCGTTTACTGATCTGGTAGCAATTGCTGAGATGACCCCCGGCCCCATAGCCGTAAATGCCGCCACTTTTGTAGGTACACAAATTGCCGGCGTACCAGGGGCGATAATAGCCACTATAGGATGTATTCTGCCATCCTGCATCTTTGTTACCTTGCTTGCATCTGTTTATAGTAAATACCGCAGCCTCCCGCTGCTTAAGGGAACTCTTGCATCCCTTCGCCCTGCTGTGGTTGCAATGATAGCCAAAGCAGGACTTACAGTGATTCTGTCCTCCTTTTTTATAAATGGGGTGGTATCATTTGCACGCCAGGACATTTCTGTCAGGATGGTGCTGTATTTTATCCTTTCACTCATACTGCTGCGCAAGGTAAAGATGAATCCCATTTTAGTGATGGCATTGTGCGGTATACTTGAAGTCTTTTACTATGTTATCCGGTAA
- a CDS encoding chromate transporter, which produces MEETTKTRKKPEKKNILLTLFSATLYLSTFTFGGGYVIITLLKNKFVDYYHWIDEEEMLDLVAIAQSSPGAIAVNGAIVVGYKLCGLPGVLVSVAGAVIPPMVILSLVSMFYEAFQGNPYIAALLGGMTAGVGAVIASAAYDMSCAVVRSKDWVHIAIMLICFLTSYFLHVNIVLIIALTALFGLIRTFIEGRKGKA; this is translated from the coding sequence ATGGAAGAAACAACAAAAACTAGAAAAAAACCAGAAAAGAAAAATATTTTATTGACCCTTTTTAGCGCCACCTTATATTTAAGCACATTTACATTTGGGGGCGGCTATGTCATCATTACCTTACTGAAAAATAAGTTTGTAGATTATTACCACTGGATTGATGAGGAAGAAATGTTAGACCTGGTGGCAATTGCCCAGTCTTCTCCGGGGGCCATTGCCGTAAACGGTGCCATTGTCGTAGGCTATAAGCTCTGCGGCCTCCCGGGAGTACTTGTATCTGTGGCAGGGGCAGTCATCCCGCCTATGGTTATCCTCTCTCTTGTGTCTATGTTCTATGAGGCTTTTCAGGGCAACCCCTATATTGCAGCTTTACTCGGGGGGATGACCGCCGGTGTGGGCGCCGTCATTGCCTCTGCAGCCTATGATATGAGCTGTGCTGTTGTAAGATCTAAGGACTGGGTCCATATTGCTATTATGCTGATCTGCTTCTTAACCAGCTACTTTTTACACGTAAATATCGTACTTATTATTGCCCTGACGGCCTTGTTCGGCCTCATAAGAACTTTTATCGAGGGGAGGAAAGGAAAAGCATGA
- a CDS encoding glycosyltransferase family 4 protein: MKILSITAQKPDSTGSGVYLSELVKGFAVQGHGQAVVAGVYEDDDIAFPGDVAFYPVFFNTQSLPFPIAGMSDEMPYESTVYAQMTEEMIVQFKTAFGKRIKEAVREFSPDLILCHHLYLVTALTRELFPGHKVYGFCHNTDLRQMKKNPMEREYIRKQVQRLDGIFALHKKQKEEIISTYWQEGDISGRAEEGIIQIIGTGYNSNIFFPRDKQEKAGIQDTRLKLVFAGKLSEKKGVMSLIRSLSYLGAEKDRVILRLAGGYGNKGEYEEIKRLAQASPYPVEFLGKLSQDKLAEVYGMSDIFILPSFFEGLPLTVIEALACGARVVVTDLPGVREWIEENTENAPVVYVDLPPMKNTDEPYEDGLDAFEQRLARGVRACADREDTGRPGLERISWENICKKIIECV, encoded by the coding sequence ATGAAAATATTAAGTATAACAGCACAAAAACCAGACAGCACCGGAAGCGGTGTATATTTAAGTGAGCTTGTAAAAGGATTTGCCGTCCAGGGGCATGGACAGGCGGTCGTTGCCGGAGTTTATGAAGATGATGATATTGCTTTCCCAGGGGATGTGGCATTCTACCCCGTATTTTTTAACACACAGTCCCTCCCTTTCCCTATTGCAGGGATGTCAGATGAGATGCCTTATGAGAGTACAGTTTACGCGCAGATGACGGAGGAGATGATTGTGCAGTTCAAGACTGCCTTTGGGAAGCGGATAAAAGAGGCAGTCCGAGAGTTTTCACCGGATCTTATTTTGTGCCATCATTTATACTTGGTGACGGCTCTGACAAGGGAACTATTTCCAGGCCACAAAGTATATGGCTTTTGTCATAATACAGATCTGCGGCAGATGAAAAAGAATCCCATGGAGCGTGAATATATACGGAAGCAGGTACAGCGGCTGGATGGGATTTTTGCCCTGCATAAAAAGCAGAAGGAAGAAATTATAAGCACCTACTGGCAGGAGGGGGACATATCCGGCAGAGCAGAGGAGGGAATCATTCAGATTATCGGCACAGGCTATAACAGCAATATATTTTTTCCTAGGGACAAGCAGGAGAAGGCCGGGATCCAGGATACGCGCTTAAAGCTGGTGTTTGCGGGGAAGCTGTCGGAGAAAAAGGGGGTCATGAGCCTTATAAGGAGCCTTTCTTATCTGGGGGCCGAGAAGGATAGAGTCATACTGCGCCTTGCAGGGGGATATGGGAATAAAGGGGAGTATGAGGAGATTAAAAGGCTTGCCCAGGCAAGCCCATACCCGGTAGAGTTTTTGGGGAAACTTTCTCAGGATAAACTTGCAGAGGTTTATGGCATGAGCGATATATTTATCCTTCCGTCTTTTTTTGAAGGACTGCCCCTCACTGTAATAGAGGCGCTGGCCTGTGGGGCCAGGGTAGTAGTCACAGACCTGCCGGGAGTGCGGGAGTGGATCGAGGAAAATACAGAAAATGCCCCGGTTGTTTATGTTGATTTACCGCCTATGAAAAATACCGATGAACCCTATGAGGATGGATTGGATGCGTTCGAGCAGCGGCTTGCCCGCGGCGTCCGGGCATGTGCCGATAGGGAGGATACCGGGCGGCCTGGCCTGGAAAGGATCTCCTGGGAGAATATATGTAAAAAGATAATAGAGTGTGTATGA
- the fliW gene encoding flagellar assembly protein FliW, protein MNINAKYFGSVTFDEKEIIFIEHGLIGFEGFTKYLPISFHEDDDSMISLQSLEDEDLSFILMNPFKIFPDYNPLISEKDLKELGAESPDDISYYVISVIREPASDSTVNLKAPLAVNALNRRARQIILEQSEYTFRHTLGHGASNSKEE, encoded by the coding sequence TTGAATATAAACGCAAAATATTTTGGTTCCGTTACATTTGATGAAAAGGAAATTATTTTTATAGAACACGGACTAATTGGCTTTGAAGGTTTTACGAAGTATCTCCCCATCTCCTTCCACGAGGACGATGACTCTATGATATCACTTCAAAGCCTGGAGGATGAGGATCTTTCTTTTATTCTTATGAATCCCTTCAAAATATTCCCTGACTATAATCCGCTAATTTCTGAGAAGGATTTAAAAGAGTTAGGAGCAGAATCTCCTGATGATATTTCCTACTATGTAATCAGCGTTATCCGGGAACCAGCATCGGACTCTACTGTAAATTTGAAAGCTCCGCTGGCGGTCAACGCACTGAACAGGCGGGCCCGCCAGATCATCCTTGAGCAGTCCGAATACACATTCAGGCACACTCTGGGTCATGGGGCCAGCAACAGTAAGGAGGAATAG
- a CDS encoding HAMP domain-containing sensor histidine kinase, whose product MKMKNRTLGSQFRMTLVYIVISTAAASLITYIILAIAFNYGLSDGSINPSNYYEGRIPQIQQYAKEMGTDILSPFCKDTLGGLTRGDDFFYQVVDNKAEIIYGSFEGQLFSSEEDMFKKLNTTFSAEGYFIRVIGIIDHTGKIQGAVSVLYSLSLSDVNNHNLWIRGTLFIFVCSPILYLVLFSILFSKKFAKGISKPLRILTEGAKQIKNKNLDFSIDYQANNELGELCAAFMAMQKELKKSLSAQWKMEQEHVETVGALAHDMKSPLSVIKAYAETIADDTDLTEEQEQYVSVIEENIGKIINLVQQMQYTSDLSSLSVEIIKMPVNLVDFLERKKEGYILQAKEKKISVALKILNGIPDVMHIDINKVERILDNIVTNSIEYTPDGGQIEISVQCDDTYMFYSVSDTGQGFGPKDMEKAFQRFYRGDEARPSKGGHSGLGLYIVKQLSELLGGSVEIGNIKSGGAYVRFWHEYALLDEITVQAYPPDTSYRIT is encoded by the coding sequence ATGAAAATGAAAAATCGTACTTTAGGTTCACAGTTCCGTATGACCTTGGTCTATATTGTTATATCCACGGCCGCCGCTTCCCTTATCACCTACATAATATTGGCAATTGCATTTAACTATGGCCTCAGCGACGGCAGCATAAATCCGTCAAATTATTATGAAGGAAGGATTCCCCAGATCCAGCAGTATGCGAAGGAGATGGGGACAGATATATTGTCTCCCTTTTGTAAAGACACTTTAGGGGGACTGACCCGGGGGGATGACTTTTTCTATCAGGTTGTAGATAATAAAGCAGAAATTATATATGGTTCGTTTGAGGGGCAGTTATTTTCATCGGAAGAGGATATGTTTAAGAAATTAAATACAACATTCAGTGCAGAAGGTTATTTTATACGTGTGATAGGCATCATTGATCATACTGGTAAAATACAAGGGGCGGTCTCTGTGCTTTATTCACTGAGTTTATCTGATGTAAACAATCATAACCTCTGGATACGGGGCACATTATTTATCTTTGTATGTTCTCCTATACTTTATTTGGTATTATTCTCAATCTTATTTTCCAAGAAATTTGCAAAGGGCATATCAAAACCCTTGCGCATATTGACAGAGGGTGCTAAGCAGATAAAGAATAAAAATTTGGATTTCTCTATTGATTATCAGGCAAATAATGAATTGGGGGAGCTGTGCGCGGCCTTTATGGCTATGCAGAAAGAGTTGAAAAAATCCCTGTCCGCACAGTGGAAGATGGAACAGGAGCATGTAGAAACAGTGGGAGCGCTTGCACATGACATGAAGTCCCCGCTGTCTGTCATAAAGGCATATGCAGAAACAATTGCTGATGACACTGACCTTACAGAGGAGCAAGAGCAGTATGTTTCGGTTATAGAAGAGAATATAGGGAAAATTATTAATTTGGTCCAACAGATGCAGTATACTTCAGATCTGTCTTCTCTTAGCGTGGAAATAATAAAAATGCCTGTTAATCTAGTTGATTTTCTGGAGAGGAAGAAGGAAGGCTATATATTACAGGCAAAGGAGAAAAAAATAAGCGTTGCCCTTAAAATATTAAATGGGATACCCGATGTGATGCATATAGACATAAATAAGGTGGAAAGGATACTGGACAATATTGTGACAAACAGTATAGAATATACTCCTGACGGCGGTCAGATAGAGATATCCGTGCAATGTGATGATACATACATGTTTTATTCTGTCTCTGACACCGGACAGGGGTTTGGGCCAAAGGATATGGAAAAAGCTTTCCAGAGATTTTACCGCGGGGATGAAGCCCGTCCCAGTAAAGGCGGACATTCTGGCCTGGGCCTGTATATCGTAAAACAATTGTCAGAATTACTGGGGGGATCCGTTGAAATTGGTAATATAAAATCTGGCGGCGCCTATGTCAGGTTTTGGCATGAATATGCCCTGCTGGACGAGATAACAGTCCAGGCATACCCACCGGACACTTCTTACCGGATAACATAG
- a CDS encoding carbon storage regulator, translated as MLILQRKKGQSLTINDNITLTVVGTGTDWVKLAIDAPKEIPILRSELKEAAAENKKASQAVPMHLLDEILREGQQRE; from the coding sequence ATGCTCATTCTGCAGCGAAAAAAGGGGCAATCCCTAACCATAAATGATAATATTACACTGACCGTCGTGGGAACTGGCACAGACTGGGTAAAACTGGCTATCGATGCACCAAAGGAGATTCCGATTCTCCGGTCTGAGCTAAAGGAAGCGGCTGCTGAAAATAAAAAAGCCTCACAGGCCGTCCCCATGCATTTACTGGACGAGATACTCAGGGAGGGACAGCAGCGGGAATAA
- a CDS encoding DUF6470 family protein: MDQLIKITTVPIQYELKVNSARLEYQSSKAELEIRRNEGGLSIKSRPVKLNLDTFEARNTISPTPARSVEQAAQRGKDAAYSATAQMAQEGQLLLKADIGDDLLGTIFKQRAQLPTGEFKLGFTPSAPMEIDYQAPDLTINYEMDKLNFDLKVANGNFEFIPGNIEMTITQHPDILIEYVGGPIYVPPSADPDYEPLDTMA, from the coding sequence ATGGATCAGCTTATTAAGATTACTACGGTACCCATTCAATATGAATTAAAAGTAAACAGCGCCCGTCTGGAGTACCAGAGTTCTAAGGCTGAACTTGAGATCCGCCGCAATGAAGGGGGTCTCAGTATTAAAAGCCGCCCGGTGAAATTAAACCTGGACACTTTTGAGGCCAGGAATACAATATCACCTACACCTGCCAGGAGTGTGGAGCAGGCTGCCCAGAGGGGCAAAGACGCGGCTTACAGCGCCACAGCACAGATGGCCCAGGAGGGGCAGTTATTGTTGAAAGCTGATATCGGCGATGACCTTCTCGGAACTATTTTTAAGCAGAGGGCACAGCTTCCCACAGGAGAATTTAAATTAGGGTTTACTCCCTCCGCTCCTATGGAAATCGACTACCAGGCGCCTGACTTAACGATTAATTATGAGATGGATAAGTTAAACTTTGATCTGAAGGTAGCTAACGGAAACTTTGAATTTATTCCCGGAAATATTGAGATGACAATTACGCAGCATCCTGATATTTTAATTGAATATGTCGGAGGGCCCATCTATGTGCCGCCAAGTGCAGATCCTGATTATGAGCCATTGGATACTATGGCATAA
- a CDS encoding flagellin N-terminal helical domain-containing protein — protein MRITTNAILRNYKSNLSASLSNLDVARTRVMTGRQFSSAAENPANALRAATLERKYMKNQDYLNTVKDAQSFQDSQEDAAMQINELAKTLSKQYGLEALNGTNGSLDIRETYADAWRGAQESMLLSLNATYEGKYIFAGADGMEPPFALETDANGNQILTYRGLDVNDPANQAALDELSKETLYLDLGFGLSVDATNQVDAASAFNTSLPGINLVGFGQDANGNPKNMILLAGEIAKTLEEPDFDSDKYKELLDGFDSGRSSVLEQVTMLGTKTQFLTTTKERLETDEISLSTQYDNVVNVDMAGAITDFSWAQYAYNAALKVGTNILSPSFIDFMS, from the coding sequence ATGAGAATTACTACAAATGCTATATTAAGAAATTATAAATCTAATCTCAGCGCTTCTCTCTCGAATCTGGATGTGGCAAGGACAAGAGTCATGACAGGACGCCAGTTCAGTTCAGCCGCAGAGAATCCAGCAAATGCGCTGCGTGCGGCAACTCTGGAGAGGAAGTACATGAAGAATCAGGATTACCTGAATACAGTAAAGGATGCACAGTCCTTCCAGGATTCTCAGGAAGATGCCGCCATGCAGATTAATGAGCTGGCCAAGACACTCAGTAAGCAATATGGGCTGGAAGCCCTAAATGGCACCAATGGTTCTCTTGACATCCGTGAAACATATGCAGACGCATGGCGGGGGGCGCAGGAGAGTATGCTGCTCAGCCTGAATGCTACTTATGAAGGGAAATATATATTTGCAGGCGCCGACGGAATGGAACCGCCCTTTGCTTTAGAAACAGATGCCAACGGAAATCAAATACTTACATATAGAGGTTTAGATGTGAACGATCCGGCAAACCAGGCAGCGCTCGATGAATTGTCCAAAGAGACTCTGTATCTGGATCTCGGTTTTGGCCTTTCCGTGGACGCCACCAATCAAGTGGATGCTGCCAGCGCCTTTAATACAAGCCTTCCGGGTATTAACCTGGTGGGATTCGGGCAGGACGCCAATGGGAATCCGAAGAATATGATCCTCCTGGCCGGCGAGATCGCTAAGACCTTGGAAGAACCTGATTTTGACAGTGATAAATATAAAGAACTTTTGGACGGTTTTGACAGCGGAAGGAGTTCCGTCCTGGAGCAGGTTACAATGCTCGGTACTAAGACACAGTTCCTGACCACAACAAAGGAGCGCCTTGAGACGGATGAAATCAGTCTCTCCACACAGTATGACAACGTAGTGAATGTGGATATGGCCGGCGCCATTACTGATTTTTCCTGGGCACAATATGCATACAACGCCGCTTTGAAAGTCGGGACAAATATTTTATCACCGTCGTTTATTGATTTTATGAGCTAG
- a CDS encoding lantibiotic immunity ABC transporter MutG family permease subunit → MIRVVLSEWLKTKRTIIRWLIFFLPLCFSACMAAYCAYRADLSVEFIYEAFYMVWAALMMPVGIGVITGYYIYEEEAAGNFNNLLNIVVPKGKLYLGKFFLSVISLTICTILTTLMICIGLKLVRSGNIGAVLFLAASLLAVCGSLPILAIHVWVSFTWGMGASAGLGIAGILMAVLMGTTSLGDKLWYVLPWTYPVKMAMFPMSLSLMSEAASGVIRQFVLAVVLSIVFSIIFLAGGLAWFHNWEGPKSRE, encoded by the coding sequence ATGATAAGGGTAGTACTATCTGAATGGCTGAAAACAAAACGTACAATTATCCGCTGGCTCATCTTTTTCCTGCCCCTTTGTTTTTCCGCATGTATGGCTGCCTATTGTGCTTACCGGGCGGATCTATCAGTGGAATTCATATATGAGGCGTTCTATATGGTCTGGGCAGCTCTCATGATGCCCGTGGGGATTGGCGTTATAACAGGGTACTATATTTATGAGGAGGAGGCTGCCGGAAATTTTAATAATCTGTTAAATATAGTAGTGCCGAAGGGGAAGCTGTATTTAGGAAAATTCTTCCTATCCGTAATATCCTTGACAATCTGCACAATTCTAACTACACTGATGATTTGTATAGGGTTAAAATTGGTTCGGAGTGGCAATATAGGCGCAGTTTTATTTTTAGCTGCTTCCTTGCTGGCAGTGTGCGGCTCCCTCCCTATACTGGCCATCCATGTATGGGTCAGTTTTACATGGGGTATGGGGGCCTCTGCCGGCCTGGGCATAGCCGGGATTCTGATGGCAGTCCTGATGGGGACAACATCCCTCGGGGATAAACTGTGGTATGTTCTGCCGTGGACATATCCTGTGAAGATGGCAATGTTCCCTATGTCCTTATCCCTGATGTCTGAGGCGGCTTCTGGTGTTATCAGACAATTTGTGCTGGCTGTTGTTTTGAGCATTGTTTTTAGTATTATTTTTTTGGCAGGGGGACTGGCCTGGTTCCATAACTGGGAGGGGCCAAAATCCAGGGAATAG
- a CDS encoding response regulator transcription factor gives MSKILIIDDEVDLVSLLEKKLKKNGHEVLAAYDGQRGIELAAEMPDLIILDIMMPKADGFEVCRAIREKVFCPILFLSARQSEMDIIKGFTLGGDDYITKPFGVRELMARIEANLRREKRSAYMEGENKRTRLSFGHLALDMQGRTVKIQGTDIPLTKTEYDIVEFLALHAGQVFTKEQIYESVWGYDSTGDNTTVVERVKKIRAKFSAAAPPKEQYICTVWGIGYKWNKI, from the coding sequence ATGAGTAAAATTCTAATTATCGACGATGAGGTGGATCTGGTTTCTCTGCTGGAGAAAAAATTAAAGAAAAACGGACATGAAGTATTGGCGGCATATGACGGCCAGAGAGGGATTGAGCTGGCAGCCGAAATGCCGGATTTAATTATTCTTGATATTATGATGCCAAAAGCAGATGGGTTTGAAGTATGCAGGGCCATACGCGAAAAGGTCTTTTGCCCTATTTTATTTTTAAGTGCCAGGCAGTCGGAGATGGATATAATTAAAGGATTTACACTTGGCGGAGATGACTATATTACAAAACCCTTTGGGGTCCGGGAACTGATGGCGAGGATTGAAGCTAACCTGCGGCGGGAAAAGCGATCCGCCTATATGGAGGGGGAAAATAAAAGGACCAGGCTGTCCTTTGGGCATTTGGCCCTGGATATGCAGGGGCGTACTGTGAAGATTCAGGGGACGGACATCCCCTTGACAAAAACAGAGTATGATATTGTGGAGTTTCTCGCCCTTCATGCAGGGCAAGTGTTTACCAAAGAGCAGATTTATGAAAGTGTATGGGGATATGACAGCACAGGCGACAATACTACCGTTGTGGAGAGAGTCAAGAAAATCAGGGCAAAATTTTCTGCCGCAGCGCCCCCAAAAGAGCAGTATATTTGTACAGTGTGGGGAATTGGATATAAATGGAATAAGATATGA
- the pdxR gene encoding MocR-like pyridoxine biosynthesis transcription factor PdxR, which yields MLIYDFDKRNKASKYEYLYQCLRADILSGKLEEGAKMPSKREMAEANRISVRTVMNAYDQLMMEGYLVSRERSGYYVVSDFTHNIRYQNIPVHLPAPETEEDWRADFTANTIVYEKFPFSTWTKVMRQVLADYHVELMRRGDFLGSQELRAEIAKYLYHNRGMVVSPDCIVIGTGIEYLYSRLIRLLPVSSVYAVENPGYRKIPHIYEELGVQWTWTDMDRDGIRMSSLQGSGATVVHTSPEHHYPLGTVMSARRRQELLKWLEDSPERFIIEDDYDWEFRYRGRPISALYGMDHSRRVIYMNTFSKTLSPAIRISYMVLPEKLLHAYVSSANFFSNTSSNLEQFTLARFIGDGYFDRHLNRMRKYYHSQGEKLFSAIKKTGTLPTEEISGIESGTHLLVKICTKISDEEIKMKARQRGINLCCLSEFCIGDAAKYQSILVLNYSNMDESAMQEIITVLGEIFQ from the coding sequence ATGCTGATTTATGATTTTGACAAGAGAAATAAAGCTTCTAAATATGAATATTTATATCAGTGCCTGCGGGCCGATATTTTAAGCGGAAAGCTGGAGGAGGGCGCAAAAATGCCGTCTAAACGCGAAATGGCGGAGGCCAACAGGATTAGTGTGAGGACGGTAATGAATGCCTATGACCAGCTTATGATGGAAGGGTACCTGGTATCCAGGGAGAGAAGCGGTTACTATGTGGTATCTGATTTTACGCATAATATTAGATATCAGAACATACCAGTCCATCTTCCTGCGCCGGAAACAGAGGAGGATTGGAGGGCAGATTTTACAGCCAACACGATTGTATATGAAAAGTTTCCCTTCTCTACCTGGACAAAGGTGATGCGCCAGGTACTGGCTGATTATCATGTGGAATTAATGAGAAGAGGAGATTTTTTGGGGAGCCAGGAGCTTAGGGCAGAGATTGCTAAGTATTTATATCATAACCGTGGGATGGTTGTGTCACCAGACTGCATTGTCATAGGTACTGGGATAGAATATTTGTATTCCAGGCTGATCAGGCTGCTGCCTGTCTCTTCGGTATATGCAGTGGAGAATCCGGGGTACCGTAAGATTCCACATATTTATGAGGAACTGGGGGTACAGTGGACATGGACGGATATGGACAGGGACGGTATACGCATGAGCAGCCTGCAGGGCAGCGGCGCAACGGTGGTCCATACCTCCCCGGAGCACCATTACCCGCTGGGAACTGTCATGTCTGCCAGAAGACGCCAGGAGCTTTTAAAATGGCTGGAAGATTCGCCGGAACGTTTTATCATCGAGGACGATTACGACTGGGAATTCCGCTACAGGGGCAGGCCTATTTCTGCACTGTACGGCATGGATCACAGCCGCCGAGTTATCTACATGAACACATTCAGCAAGACATTGAGTCCTGCCATTCGGATCAGTTACATGGTCCTGCCCGAAAAGTTGCTGCACGCATATGTCAGCTCGGCCAACTTCTTTTCTAATACGTCCTCAAATCTGGAGCAGTTTACATTGGCACGTTTTATAGGAGATGGATATTTTGACCGGCATTTAAACCGAATGAGGAAATACTATCACAGCCAGGGTGAAAAGTTATTCTCCGCGATAAAAAAGACGGGGACGCTTCCGACAGAGGAAATATCCGGCATAGAAAGTGGGACCCATCTTCTTGTAAAGATTTGTACTAAGATTTCCGATGAGGAGATTAAGATGAAAGCCAGGCAGAGAGGAATTAACCTTTGCTGCCTCTCTGAGTTCTGCATAGGGGATGCAGCCAAATATCAGAGTATATTAGTGTTGAATTATTCTAATATGGATGAGAGCGCTATGCAGGAAATTATTACTGTACTGGGGGAAATCTTCCAATAA